CATGAACGGATCGGCGATGAATCTCGCGGGCGCATCGGTGACCTCCTTGGCCGTCAGGATCGGATTGCGGATTCCGGCGGCGGGCGAAAGCGTGACGGGATCCGGCCCTTCGTACAGGCCGATCGACCAGACATCGTTTTGCTGCCGCAGCTGCTTTTGCTTCCAGCGCTTGATGCGGTACTTGACGAGCAAGCTGAGTCCGGTAAAGAGCACGATTGCGGTGATGTTGAGGACGAGGGTCATGTGCAGGGGCGATGCTTGATCGGAGAAATTGTGCCCGTTAATTTAAACGATTTCACGCTTCTCTCCCAATGGCGCGGGCCATGAGCCGCCTCACGGCGTCAGCGACGCTTTCCGGCTTGATGCCGCTCACTTCGCCGGTCGGCGAGATGACGATTTCGTACGGAATGGCGTAGGGGCCGAAGCGCGAAATGTCCTGCGGCGCTTCGCGGTACAGCCCGGCGACGGGTGTGCCGGTGGCCGAGGCGACGTGCACCATCGAGGTGTCGGGCGTCACCAGCAGCCGCAGCTTCGCCACGATGCAGCTCGCTTCGTAGAGGTTCCGCGTTGGCGGCGAGGCGACGGCGTTCGGGCACTGCTCTTCGAGGCGGCGCTTGGCATCCAGATCGTCCGGCCCGGAGAGCACCACGAAGCGCTCACCGGGGAAGCGTTCGAGCAGCGCCCGCCACTTCGCCTCCGTCCAGAGCCGGTTCGGCTCGCCCGCGCTGATGTTGACGCCGATCGGACGTATGTCTTCTGCCAGCCGTGATAGCAGTTGCCATATCTCGTTTGATACCGGCATGGCGGGCAGCGATGGGCGGCACGCCTCTGTATCTGCCGTGACGCCAAGCAGCGGGAGCAGGGCGCAATTTTTCACCGCCATGTGGGCGTGAAACTCCGTGTCGAGCAGGCGGTCGTAGAGTCCTTCGTGGAACGGGTTGTTGTGCCCCACCTTGAAGCGGGCGCGAATGAGCGCCGACTGGAGCAAAAACCAGGTCGAGGGGTGATCCTTGGTGTTGAAGAGCAGGTCGAACTTCCGCGAAAGCACTTCCCGGAAATAGCGCCGGGGCTGTTTCTTGACGAGGTGAACTGCCGTGACCTGCGGGTCGTTCATGAAGAAATTTGCTGAGGCGCGGCTGAAGGTGATGAGGTGAATTTCGAGATCGGGAAAGGCCTGCCGCAGATTCCTGACGAGCGGCGTGAGCAAGACGCAGTCGCCGAGTTTTTCCTGCGCGAGAATGGCGACGGAGCGCAACGGGCCGCTGAATTCGGCGCTGCCGCTTCTCGTGCGGGCGAGGCGTTGCAGCGAGCGGGCGAAAAGCTGGCGGAACTGCCGCTTCTTCTTTTTTCGGGGCTTCATCTCCGGGCTGTTTTTCCGGGCCGCATCCGGCGTCATCGATGTTTCGGGATTTTTCGTTATCGAGCAAATCAATGTACGCCATTTTTTATCTTTATGCAGGTCTATCGATTTTCCTGGCAGTAATCTTTTCAAACCATGAGCTTGACAAAAAAGCTGGTCGTGGTGCTCGGCTCCAAGCCGAACGCGGATATTCCTCTGGGAGACGCGGTCTATTGCGCTAACGCCGCCATCGGTTATTACGCAGAGATGGTCAGCCGATTTCCGCGCGTGGTGAGTGTTATGAGTCCGGATGTGATCCATCCTAAAGAGTTCAGGGAAGGGGTGCCGGATAGAGCGTTGAATCAGCGGCAGTTTCAGATGGTCCTCGCCTCGCGGCCCGAAAAAATGATTCTGACAAGAACCGGTCATTTTGAATTTCTGAAGGAGACGCTTGCCGGGGCCGGGTTCAAATCTCCCATGGAGGCTGTTTCGGCGCAAGAGCGGCGAGCGCTTGTCGGCAAAATCAGCGGCTGTTATGATCCGATTGTCACGAGCGATTTTTTCCGGCTGCCGCTGGACAGGAAAATCCGCTACGCCGGTTCGCTGGCAAGCACTTTCCTGAAGCGTCTGCTCAATAAGCGCAAAGATTGCGGGGCTGTTTTCAGGCCATCGACGGGCATTCTCGCGCTCGTTTTCGCCATCGCCGAACATGGCCGGACTGCTGACTACGTCATTTGCGGTATTGGCGTCCGGAAAAGGAACGAATACCTCAGCGGCAAGCAGGTGAAGGGGCATGATCTTCCGCATCATGTTTTCGCCGATGTCAAGGTGCTCCGCAAGCTGGCCCGCCGCTACAATCTTTTCACCACCGAGCCGGAGCTGGAGCACCTCGTTCCGCGTTACCGCTCCGGTTGAGCGCTCGCCGCGATTGCTCCGTTTTCCTCGGGAGCTTTATGGCCTTTGCTGTCGTCATCGCGAGCCATCCCGACAAGTCGGGACACGATACCCCGCGCGAACCTTGAACATCCAGACAAAAACCAATCATTCTCGATTGTAGGAGCGGGTTTTGTGCCCGTCTTCTTCCTCGGTCAGTTCATGGAATGCTGCGAAGCGAAGCGGCAATCCACCCCGCTTGCGCTGGTTTATCGCCATGTCTTTCGTTGCCTGATTGCCATTGAATAACCATCGCAAGAGGGCGAACACACAGGTTCGCCCCTACGGTCGGGAATGACGGGTAATCATGTTTTCCGTCATCATCGCTCGTGGTCAGACTGGCGCGCCGGTCAGCACCGCCCGGCTTTTTCAGCGAGCTTCGATTGCAGGTGTTTTTCGAGATTGTCGATCATGATTGGCACGGTGAAGTGCGTTTCGACGCGCTGGTGTCCGGCTTTGCCGTAGGCTTCGAGGAGGGCGGGGTTGTCGATGATTTGTTCGATGGCCTCGGCGATGGCTGCCGGATTTTTCGGCGGGATGATGAGACCGGTGTCGCAGACGAGGCTTTCCGGGCTCGCGCCCATCAGCTCGCGCGCGCCGTTCACGTCGGTGGCGATG
The nucleotide sequence above comes from Chlorobaculum tepidum TLS. Encoded proteins:
- a CDS encoding glycosyltransferase family 9 protein; this translates as MKPRKKKKRQFRQLFARSLQRLARTRSGSAEFSGPLRSVAILAQEKLGDCVLLTPLVRNLRQAFPDLEIHLITFSRASANFFMNDPQVTAVHLVKKQPRRYFREVLSRKFDLLFNTKDHPSTWFLLQSALIRARFKVGHNNPFHEGLYDRLLDTEFHAHMAVKNCALLPLLGVTADTEACRPSLPAMPVSNEIWQLLSRLAEDIRPIGVNISAGEPNRLWTEAKWRALLERFPGERFVVLSGPDDLDAKRRLEEQCPNAVASPPTRNLYEASCIVAKLRLLVTPDTSMVHVASATGTPVAGLYREAPQDISRFGPYAIPYEIVISPTGEVSGIKPESVADAVRRLMARAIGREA